The DNA sequence ttcttcgtattcagaatgcaattcgatatgtctgatgtgctctaatgtcccacaataaatactgtccaaacgttcataccccttcccttaaagtgcACCCATTTACAATAATTGTTCAAACATAATACCTTATCACTAATGCGCCGAAGCTCCCCCCTTACAAAGTTGGCCAGCTGATTTGCTCCCATGAACTTTCTTTAACAAATTGCGCTCGGATCGAGCGAGCGAAAATTTCCACATTTtataataaacatctaaaaaagtaactacccccccttaaataatggccattattcaaaaagggctgttgtattacaaatctgtaaaatgcgttggaagcagaatttatttctgcgcattttgacacctcgtttgatacgatagcccagaaaacaataaaacacctgtcaattgtagtgaggtccagatttgaaagttgaaaAGTTCATTTCTGCCGGTAGATAGAGCCTGGTAAAGCCGTCCTCTCAcccctatatcatgtatattgcgcATCTGCTCATCCCGAGGCTTTCAACTACGAGTGTCCAAAAAATTAGGGAGAAAGGGCGTTGACAGGTGTTCTAAAGCAATACTTTCTTGAATTTTTCTCTAAATGAATGTTTGACTGATTGCCATAACAATATCTGTTTTGCAGAGGATTTTTGACTCCATCAGTcttattttgtaattttctaGTCATTTGTCAGGTTGAAACTTGAATAGTATAAACATATAAGCACGGATTTGTAATtttcactgcacggatttttattatcactgcacgaacgtcttaaaatagcccctgcttgTCAGGGTCTATGATTTACCATAAGAAAAACGAAATTAAGAATTGGGGGTTGTCTCACCCCCACTATCCCCGAGCGGCGGTCCTGCTTTCATGGGCAATGACGACATGCTTTGTGTTCAACTGTCGTCGCACTTCATCGTATTACTGCATGGGACGTCATTGTTCTTCCCATCCGCCGTCctttcctcccctcccctcccctaccCCTGACAAAGTCCTGGTTACGCCATTGCATAGAAGGTTAAGCAATTAAGTTATGGAGTCCCGTCTCAACTTAATCCCATCAGTTCTCCTTTTCTTTCTCTTAATTtctttgtctttatttctttctctcttcctccaggccCCTCTCACACTCCATCTcccttattttgaaaaacaaaatttgaagccatttagaactagaaattcaatgttcgaggtttctgtggcactgtttcggctctcacccaaaggttcagTTTAAATTATGTTCTCACCCAATTACCCTATTacccgaatgccaaaaatcatgctgtcACCCAATGGCCCCATATTTTTTACcgttttgctctcaccaaattcCCTTTTACCAATAATGAAGTGCCCCCTGGCCCCCGTATAAGATAGCATGCAAGTAGAGTTCGTTTCAAATGATGCAATATATGACTTCATGCATGTCTAGTTGTCACCATGCAGCTTATTCCATATATCTTCCGATGCCAGAATCACAACCATCAGCGAGGAAACTGCAGAAAGTTCAATCATGGAAAGATTGAAACTACCTGTCATGTCATGGAGCCAACCTGaaaaaatatcaataacaatcatTGATAGAAGTATTGTATTGAAAgtatggaataattctggtataccctgctcacaagtataaccctaaaccccaacccctaaaaaatagggtgcacagggtaaaccagaattgcattgaaaacacagggtgcgcagggcgggcgcagggtaaaccagaattgtactgAAAGTAGTTAAAGTAATGTCAGTTGCGTTCGCAGGTTTTCTAAAGTTGgggagggggtactcaagtttggttttggtagggacgtataccaatttttcaagaaatttggacccattgatataccaaaagtcaaaattttcggccgaatttaaccaaaattgtcttagtttttaaaaattttcccacaatttttggaaaattttgaaaattttggctagattatggaaaaattgggctgttttccgaaaaaattgagaaaattttgaaaaaaggacccattcatataccaaaataggctttgaaaaaggggtcattgatataccagaaggctgaaaatgctacccatgtttgcggcacgtccccgtatatggtcatttgtactgagtaccccaccCGGGGGGCACGCGCGCGCGGGTCTCGATTCCACCGACTCTTCTGAAATTTTCGCCTCCGTTTCACTCGCCGTAATAGCCCCCCCCCCTCGATTAGGTGCATTTTCCCGActgaataacaaaacaaaaatatgcgCCCGGGATATAATGTCTCAATCAAATATTTGTGCGAAACGGCaaaatataattacaaatatatgcctgCACTATAGCTCACAAGATTCTCTGAACACGTCATCCATCCTGCGCAATAgacgtcttcttcttcttcttcttggtcttTTTCTTCGCAGTCTTCTCCGGGGGTCTTtttctttgttgttgttcttcttgTACTATTCTACTTCAGTATACTTCTTCTTCGTCATCTTCTTCTACAATATCTTCCTTTTCTTCAAGTGCTTCTTCAAGTTAATCAATGAAttattcttttgtatacttaaacTTTTTCTTCGCGTTTTAATTTTTCTTTGCCCTTTCAAAGATTTCTACCTATACGTCTTCAACAACATTGAGATTAATTAACACACGTACCGGTTATATATCCATTTGCAAGATAGCCAATCCCATGTAACATATGTATCCACGCTACTGCACTCACCACTTCGTCTTTGCCCACAGTAACATTGGCAGCAATGTAAATTTGAGTCCCTAAAATTCCATACCCAAAGCCTAGAATTAAACTTACGAAAGACACCCCTACGAATGTAGTAGCAAAATACAATCCTGCGTATGACAATACATAAAGTATTGATCCAAAGTAAAAAAGAAGTCTATATGATGTTTTCCCTTGTAAAAATGCCATTGCAAATCTAATCAGGAAACTGCCCACTCCACTGATGGTAGCCACAGTTGCGGCATCGTATGGTGATAACCCTTTACTTTGTGCAAACGAGACCAAATATACTACCCAGCCATTGAATCCGTAGCCAATAATAGTGCTTACAATAAGGACAACGATGAAAGATCCGTTTTTAAGCAAAGATATATTGAAGACACCAGTAAGACATTCTTTGGTAATATCAGATGTAGATTTTTCGTCACCACTTTCTGATTTGACAATGGATTCATCCTTTTCCACATCTGCATCACGTTCTTTAAGACtttggtatgtaggcctactctcatGATGTACGGTCCGGACTTGTCTGATTGGTCGCAGCATCGCAGCAGCTGCGACGTAGTGGAAGTTGAGTCCAGCAAGCAATATCATGGTGCCTCTCCATCCATAGATGTCAATGAATAGTTGCGTCAATGGTGCAAAACACATGATGGATAGCGGAGTTGCTGTTGTGATGATATTGGCTGCTGCGCTGTAATACTTGATGAAATAAGATGAGAGCATTCCTATCGCAAGAGTTTCTCCCATACATGTCAAACCTGAAACGAGAAGAGTCAACATTGAGATCACAACTTACAAAATTAATGTCCTAATAGATAATTATGAGAGCCATAGAGTGCTTAACATGTAAGGATACAATGTGGGGCTACGGTAAGTCGATAACACATTGAAGATAACCAATGACTGTCTGCCCACCAAGACAGACTGGGTTGGTTACGATCTTGGACATGTAATGTGAGTACATGCAGCCCAATAACGCCGTGTCTCCAGTAAATATCCAAAACCTGACAGGAAGATGTTCGACATTGAGGCCTTGGCAAAGGCCTCATCGAAACGCTAAGTTGATGGGGTTGAGGATGCGGCATGCATGGATTTGGATGGAAGCTTTATATTTCTGATATGTATGTTTTAAGGGGCATTTTGAGATACATAGCCtcattccccacttttctcaacaacaacaaaagttgaGATGTATTTCTTTCAAGCGTTTTTGTGAAACTCTAAAAGAGTATAACCTCATAATCTAGAAATAAATAAAGGGCCTCCGATCGTTTTCCTCGAAGATGCTGAAAATTGCAGCAATGTAAATTGTGCGTGAAATTGCTATTACTAATGTTAATTTTTGCATTAaaagaaaacaataacaaaaaacttCCCCCTCACCTCACTTGTCAAAAAATGAGGGACGTGaaactaatttttattttatatatggCCTTACTTCGGTACTGATATGGCTATTGAGCATTTTGCGTGTCTAAACAATAAACATATCAATATTCAATACCGTAAaaatttgcctaatggcgcatatgggtTCCCTTAAAAGCCAGAATATATGATTTCGATcacattttgttattctttgccaaaaattattacataatattagtaacaactgtcagggaggttttctgatcattttaatccGAAATAATCAGGTCAAATGAAAGATATCCACTTTAAGCCGCgtaactgtggagctctatgggggGAACTTCCCCAGTTTTATTATAATTTGTTTTACTGTAATCACAGTCCTTCACTATCTATGCTGTACTTAAAGCACTTCAGACTAGTCTTTCCGGGAGTCTTTCTCATGGTATTGAAGAACAACACCATTTGGCATTACAATTATGCAAAAGTAAAAATCGAGAAAAAGTGAAGGCGTCGCtgttggagcaaatcacacattatggcttgaaGTTATGGGCAAAGcgcggaaccttaattcttgttgggattttcagtaGGGGGCGTTCTATTTGTACGTGAAATTTAccctattcgccgtcgaagtgatttttttttcttcaatttttgaatagatcgccttgcactgcaagcaggttacactcatcacctgtgtgtgtctgcaatcatagattcgAATAcagtaccgctcttttcaaagatactaatcttacaggtgcgagtgatcagcatttctttgacatctatatatggttcaatgcataggtaccgcgtgaacgttgttgtgcagggcgatctattcaaaaattatattcatctattgctaataCTATgttagttaatcctgttacatcatcacttcaacGGCGAataaaggcaaaggagcccatgtacTATGTGCGTCATTAGGCGAAACTTTACGGTATTCCAATTAGGCTTAcataaatatgtaggcctactttaggTAAGtgaggtatagacgaatccaaggagccaagtcatggtcaggatttggtcggacatatttgggtagccgctaccaccaacctggtgttttgagcgtccaattgtgcacataaaagc is a window from the Amphiura filiformis chromosome 12, Afil_fr2py, whole genome shotgun sequence genome containing:
- the LOC140165511 gene encoding monocarboxylate transporter 11-like; amino-acid sequence: MKDHKDMCYKKLLQTIKYGNGLDGDNEQERKRFPIILALWVIFFLQCGIMKSIGVLLPVLLEQFATHTRTIGVVVSFSLFAGNATGILAPSLAKIFAARSIVLACGVLSTIGLLISAMTPNIPIFVIGMFFTGLTCMGETLAIGMLSSYFIKYYSAAANIITTATPLSIMCFAPLTQLFIDIYGWRGTMILLAGLNFHYVAAAAMLRPIRQVRTVHHESRPTYQSLKERDADVEKDESIVKSESGDEKSTSDITKECLTGVFNISLLKNGSFIVVLIVSTIIGYGFNGWVVYLVSFAQSKGLSPYDAATVATISGVGSFLIRFAMAFLQGKTSYRLLFYFGSILYVLSYAGLYFATTFVGVSFVSLILGFGYGILGTQIYIAANVTVGKDEVVSAVAWIHMLHGIGYLANGYITGWLHDMTGSFNLSMIELSAVSSLMVVILASEDIWNKLHGDN